A window of the Desulfopila inferna genome harbors these coding sequences:
- a CDS encoding CoB--CoM heterodisulfide reductase iron-sulfur subunit B family protein → MKYAFFQGCNIPVRIEQYADSTRAVLDKFGVELVELREFNCCGYPVRNVDEKSYILPSVRNLAIAEKENLDIAVICNCCFASLMKAKNVLENDQELLRDINSVLAKEDLHYSGKAAIKHYLDILYSDIGTEKIAAKLVYKVRDLNIAVIQGCHLLRPREITGFDNSFVPKITDALVNCTGAENLEWQGKLECCGAALAGINDNLCHTLLLEKTEGAKKAGAQYITPICSYCHLQFDTNQPNIVQEEKDILPVLLYPQILGLCLGLSAEELGIGLNRTISADDIEKVKSTLGSPVDDKKNKKKKGKVKQAA, encoded by the coding sequence ATGAAATACGCATTTTTCCAAGGCTGCAATATACCTGTACGAATTGAGCAATATGCCGATTCAACCCGGGCGGTGTTAGATAAATTTGGTGTGGAGCTTGTTGAACTGCGCGAGTTTAACTGCTGCGGATATCCTGTCCGCAATGTTGATGAAAAATCATACATTCTGCCTTCTGTTCGGAATCTGGCCATCGCTGAAAAGGAAAATCTTGATATAGCGGTGATCTGCAATTGCTGTTTTGCCAGCCTGATGAAAGCAAAAAATGTTCTCGAGAATGACCAGGAGCTGCTCCGGGACATTAATTCCGTTCTGGCCAAGGAAGACCTGCACTACAGCGGCAAGGCAGCAATCAAGCATTACCTTGACATTCTCTACTCTGATATCGGCACAGAGAAGATTGCTGCCAAACTGGTTTACAAGGTCAGAGATCTCAATATCGCGGTTATTCAGGGGTGTCATCTGCTGCGGCCCCGGGAGATCACCGGATTCGACAATTCATTTGTACCGAAGATAACCGACGCTCTGGTAAATTGTACCGGTGCTGAAAACCTGGAATGGCAGGGCAAACTTGAATGCTGCGGAGCCGCCCTGGCAGGCATTAACGATAACCTTTGCCATACCCTGCTGCTGGAAAAAACAGAAGGCGCCAAAAAAGCCGGGGCCCAATATATAACTCCGATCTGTTCTTACTGTCACCTGCAGTTTGACACAAATCAGCCCAACATTGTCCAGGAAGAAAAGGATATTCTTCCCGTACTACTCTACCCTCAGATACTTGGGCTCTGCCTTGGCCTAAGTGCAGAGGAACTTGGTATCGGCCTGAATAGGACAATAAGCGCCGACGATATTGAAAAGGTGAAATCCACCCTTGGCTCTCCGGTAGATGACAAGAAAAATAAAAAGAAAAAAGGAAAGGTGAAGCAAGCCGCATAA
- a CDS encoding 4Fe-4S dicluster domain-containing protein: MSFDILLGLSLIVCLIGLFIRFFIWFSQSIDPTKEKIPLSTRIAKGATGIFKVVFSTKILRIFQSFFADILFQKRIFNKSLYRWIMHGLIFFGFVLLFFLHVTGDFTYDLFGSEYVPTLNPDLALRNILGLLVVIGIALAVYRRIQLRSRRLKSYLSDWTALTFVAVIILSGFFLEGAKISSYTVYEQMVEEYGWYEEEEARALEAFWVAEYGVQSPNFTGSIDDELVETGRELNQESSCIECHASTQNAFASFSLSKVIGPVAAALGDQRTVSFLWFLHIAASLAFLAWLPFSKMFHMVSAPVSLAINRVMGKESDDPVNELNRQMIGLSACTHCGACTVECSSKMFFESFQNEFILPSEKVQFLKKIAAGEKVDRETLKRLQEGLYICTSCDRCTDICPSGINLRDLFVNSRYYLLEEGMVETSMLSHFSFPLALNRKFAGNHLKALKSVHEIFRSSFKSLPALLGPLTLSKQGTIDNDTYRSCYSCQRCTNICPVVRSYENPSEALDMMPHQIIYSLGIGKADMALGAQMIWSCSTCYLCQEHCPNKVELTDIFYRLKNIAINRIDSGDRQ, translated from the coding sequence ATGAGCTTCGATATTCTTCTGGGTTTATCACTTATTGTCTGTCTAATAGGTCTCTTTATTCGCTTCTTTATCTGGTTCAGTCAGAGCATCGACCCCACCAAGGAAAAAATACCGCTCTCCACCAGAATCGCCAAGGGGGCGACCGGCATCTTCAAAGTGGTTTTCAGCACCAAAATACTCCGCATCTTTCAGTCATTCTTCGCCGATATACTTTTCCAAAAAAGAATATTCAACAAAAGCCTCTACCGCTGGATAATGCACGGCCTGATCTTTTTCGGTTTTGTGTTGCTCTTCTTTCTTCATGTCACTGGCGACTTCACCTATGATCTTTTTGGGAGCGAGTATGTTCCCACACTTAATCCCGACCTGGCTTTGCGAAACATTCTCGGGTTGCTTGTCGTCATCGGCATCGCTCTGGCGGTGTATCGGCGCATACAATTAAGATCCAGGCGGCTGAAGTCCTATCTGAGTGACTGGACAGCGCTTACATTTGTAGCGGTAATCATACTCTCCGGATTTTTTCTGGAGGGCGCCAAAATCTCCTCGTATACCGTCTATGAGCAAATGGTTGAGGAGTACGGCTGGTATGAAGAAGAAGAGGCCAGGGCCTTGGAGGCCTTCTGGGTTGCCGAATATGGCGTGCAATCCCCCAATTTCACAGGTTCCATCGATGATGAGTTGGTGGAGACGGGCCGCGAACTGAACCAGGAAAGCAGCTGCATAGAATGCCATGCAAGTACGCAAAATGCCTTCGCCAGTTTTTCCCTGAGCAAAGTGATAGGCCCTGTTGCAGCCGCTCTTGGAGATCAGAGGACAGTCTCGTTCCTCTGGTTTCTGCATATAGCGGCCTCTCTGGCCTTTCTAGCCTGGCTCCCCTTCAGCAAAATGTTCCATATGGTTTCCGCACCCGTTAGTCTTGCCATCAACAGGGTAATGGGGAAAGAAAGCGACGATCCGGTTAATGAACTGAATCGGCAGATGATAGGTTTGTCCGCCTGTACTCACTGTGGGGCCTGCACCGTGGAATGCTCTTCGAAGATGTTTTTTGAATCCTTTCAGAACGAGTTCATTCTTCCTTCGGAAAAAGTACAGTTTCTCAAAAAGATAGCTGCCGGCGAGAAAGTGGACAGGGAAACCCTGAAGAGACTGCAGGAGGGCCTGTATATCTGTACCAGTTGCGACCGCTGTACCGATATCTGCCCTTCCGGTATAAACCTCAGAGATCTTTTCGTAAATTCCAGGTACTATCTGCTTGAGGAGGGCATGGTTGAAACTTCAATGTTAAGCCACTTCTCTTTTCCATTGGCACTGAACCGGAAATTCGCCGGCAATCATCTGAAGGCCTTGAAGTCCGTTCACGAGATATTCCGCAGCAGCTTCAAATCCCTTCCCGCTCTTCTGGGTCCGCTTACCTTGTCCAAACAGGGCACAATCGACAATGACACCTATCGTAGCTGCTATTCATGCCAGCGCTGCACCAATATATGCCCCGTGGTCAGAAGTTACGAAAACCCATCGGAGGCTCTGGACATGATGCCGCATCAAATCATTTACAGTCTGGGAATCGGCAAGGCCGATATGGCACTGGGAGCGCAAATGATCTGGAGTTGTTCTACCTGCTACCTGTGTCAGGAACACTGCCCTAATAAGGTTGAATTGACCGACATTTTCTACAGGCTCAAGAATATTGCCATCAACCGAATCGATTCAGGAGATAGACAATGA
- a CDS encoding FAD-dependent oxidoreductase, with protein sequence MTRITPGQEKKERTGSVLVVGAGIGGMQASLDLADSGLLVHLVSDEPSIGGTMSRLDKTFPTGDCSMCMISPKMVESSRHPNIKMHTMSTVQKVDGTEGNFTASILQKARYIDADRCTGCGACEEKCPTKVLDVFNQGLNKRRAVYALFPQAVPNTRAIDPDYCLYLTKGVCRKCEKVCDAKAINFEDTDKEFDVKVGSIILTPGLKTYSPEIREEFGYGRIKNVVTSLQFERLLSASGPCGGVVERPFDGAHPKRLAWIQCVGSRNEHNSNAWCSSVCCMYAAKQSIIAKEHDAEVEASVFYMELRAFGKDFDKYIDKAKNQSGVLYKRAMVSEVVEDPQSGDLTLHYVDENGKLVNEIFDMIILSVGFEPQLNAAEFAKVFGIESDEYGFALTSRLRPVETSRKGIYVAGIYQGPKDIPETVIQSSGSAAASMALLGESRGSEVEEVILPPERDVSAEEPRVGVIVCHCGVNIAGVVDVQKVAEESAKNEGVVHSETIIYACAPDGQQKIRDVIKEKGLNRVVVASCTPRTHAPLFQDTIREVGLNKFLFELADIREQCSWCHSDNHKKATEKAIDIVNMNIAKTRLLEPVQSASVGVTHSVLVLGGGLAGMTAALSVADQGYGVYLVEKENELGGLLRRVRTNLEGDDVQKHLRETIEAIKENPAISVHLGTTVSETDGFVGNFHTKLDNGQVLEHGAVLIATGGMEYSPEEYEYKQSDNIITQRELEDLLAEKIPAADETIVMIQCVGSREEPTNYCSRVCCQDALKNAIFIKEKSPETQVVILYRDIRSYGLKEKYYKKARDLGVLFFLFTPDDKPQVTPTEEGLKVSLNDKILGREMQLNADYVVLSTGLRPHPETEAIAKAYKLTCNIDGFFLEAHVKLRPVDFPSEGYFLAGLAHAPKNIEETISQAMAAAGRVGALLSHEKLTVSGIISKHNRDICMSCLACFRACPFGSPFIDEDGRVSHNEIKCTGCGICAGVCPAKAFQVNCFRDDQIKAMVDAATEIH encoded by the coding sequence TTGACAAGAATTACCCCCGGACAGGAAAAAAAAGAAAGAACAGGTTCCGTACTGGTCGTTGGTGCGGGTATTGGAGGAATGCAGGCATCTCTTGATCTTGCCGACAGCGGTCTGCTGGTCCATCTGGTCAGCGATGAACCGTCTATCGGCGGGACGATGTCTCGTCTTGACAAGACCTTTCCCACCGGTGACTGCTCCATGTGCATGATATCCCCGAAAATGGTGGAAAGCAGCCGCCATCCCAATATCAAAATGCACACCATGTCCACCGTTCAGAAAGTAGATGGAACGGAAGGAAATTTTACGGCATCCATACTGCAGAAAGCACGATATATCGACGCTGACAGGTGTACGGGCTGCGGGGCCTGCGAAGAAAAATGTCCCACCAAGGTCTTAGATGTTTTTAACCAGGGACTTAATAAACGCCGGGCAGTCTATGCCCTTTTTCCCCAGGCTGTACCCAACACGCGCGCCATCGACCCGGACTATTGCCTGTACCTTACTAAAGGAGTGTGCCGGAAATGTGAAAAGGTGTGTGATGCCAAGGCCATTAACTTTGAAGATACCGACAAGGAATTTGATGTCAAGGTCGGCTCCATAATTCTGACCCCCGGATTAAAGACCTATTCTCCTGAAATACGTGAAGAATTTGGCTATGGCAGGATTAAAAACGTGGTCACATCGCTCCAGTTTGAGAGACTGCTTTCGGCTTCCGGCCCCTGCGGAGGAGTCGTTGAGCGGCCATTTGACGGCGCCCACCCAAAAAGGCTTGCCTGGATCCAGTGCGTCGGTTCAAGAAACGAGCATAATTCCAACGCCTGGTGTTCGTCGGTGTGCTGCATGTACGCAGCAAAACAGTCGATAATTGCCAAGGAACATGATGCGGAGGTGGAAGCCTCTGTTTTTTACATGGAGTTGCGGGCATTCGGCAAGGATTTCGACAAGTATATCGACAAGGCAAAAAACCAGAGCGGGGTTCTTTATAAAAGAGCTATGGTTTCAGAGGTCGTTGAAGATCCTCAAAGCGGCGACCTTACTCTGCATTATGTCGATGAGAATGGTAAACTGGTCAATGAAATATTTGACATGATCATCCTCTCCGTTGGCTTCGAACCACAGTTGAATGCTGCGGAATTCGCGAAGGTTTTCGGTATCGAAAGCGATGAATATGGTTTTGCCCTGACTTCCAGGCTGCGTCCTGTCGAAACGAGCCGCAAAGGAATTTATGTCGCCGGCATCTATCAGGGGCCCAAGGATATACCTGAAACAGTGATACAGAGCAGTGGTTCTGCGGCTGCCTCCATGGCTTTGCTTGGCGAAAGCAGAGGGTCCGAGGTGGAAGAAGTCATCCTTCCTCCCGAGAGGGATGTCAGCGCTGAAGAACCGAGAGTCGGGGTAATCGTCTGTCACTGCGGCGTCAATATTGCCGGAGTCGTGGATGTGCAAAAGGTTGCCGAGGAGTCTGCCAAAAATGAGGGCGTAGTTCATTCCGAGACAATTATATATGCCTGTGCTCCTGATGGGCAGCAGAAAATCCGTGATGTCATCAAGGAAAAAGGCCTGAACAGGGTGGTGGTGGCTTCCTGTACGCCCAGAACACACGCTCCGCTTTTTCAGGATACCATCCGCGAAGTCGGCCTGAATAAGTTTTTGTTCGAACTTGCCGATATACGAGAGCAATGTTCCTGGTGCCACTCCGATAATCATAAAAAGGCGACAGAGAAGGCAATCGACATTGTCAACATGAATATTGCCAAAACCAGGCTTCTTGAGCCCGTCCAGTCCGCTTCGGTTGGGGTAACCCATTCCGTACTGGTCCTCGGAGGCGGTTTAGCCGGAATGACAGCCGCACTTTCCGTGGCCGATCAGGGATATGGGGTCTACCTGGTAGAAAAAGAAAACGAACTGGGGGGCTTGTTACGCAGAGTACGCACCAATCTAGAAGGTGACGATGTCCAGAAGCATCTCCGGGAGACTATAGAAGCAATCAAGGAAAATCCCGCCATCAGTGTACACCTAGGTACCACTGTCAGCGAAACTGACGGTTTTGTCGGCAATTTTCATACCAAGTTGGACAACGGCCAGGTACTTGAGCATGGCGCTGTTCTGATCGCAACGGGAGGTATGGAATACAGCCCTGAGGAATACGAATATAAGCAGTCCGACAACATCATTACCCAGAGGGAACTCGAGGATCTCCTTGCCGAGAAGATCCCAGCCGCCGATGAAACCATTGTGATGATCCAATGCGTCGGCTCCCGTGAAGAACCAACTAATTACTGCTCTCGTGTATGTTGCCAGGATGCCTTGAAAAATGCGATTTTTATAAAGGAAAAATCCCCAGAAACGCAGGTAGTTATACTCTATAGAGATATTCGCTCCTACGGCCTTAAGGAAAAATATTACAAGAAGGCCAGGGATCTGGGAGTGTTGTTCTTTTTGTTTACACCTGACGATAAACCCCAGGTAACGCCAACAGAAGAGGGCCTCAAAGTCAGCCTGAATGACAAGATCCTTGGCAGAGAGATGCAGCTGAACGCGGATTATGTCGTTCTTTCTACAGGCTTGCGCCCTCATCCGGAGACGGAGGCTATTGCCAAGGCATATAAATTGACCTGCAACATTGACGGATTTTTCCTGGAGGCCCACGTTAAGCTCAGGCCCGTGGATTTTCCAAGTGAAGGATATTTTCTTGCCGGACTTGCCCATGCGCCCAAAAATATCGAAGAGACCATAAGCCAGGCAATGGCTGCAGCGGGTAGGGTAGGGGCGTTGCTCTCCCATGAAAAACTCACGGTTTCAGGTATTATTTCAAAACATAACAGAGATATCTGCATGTCTTGTCTGGCGTGCTTCAGAGCATGTCCTTTTGGTTCGCCGTTTATCGACGAAGACGGTCGTGTCAGCCATAATGAAATCAAGTGCACCGGTTGCGGAATTTGTGCCGGTGTCTGTCCGGCAAAAGCCTTTCAGGTCAACTGTTTCAGAGATGACCAGATAAAAGCAATGGTCGATGCCGCAACGGAAATCCACTGA
- a CDS encoding hydrogenase iron-sulfur subunit: MHPEKPQQTPQDWQPNIIAFACHYCAFAAADLAGVMRLTYPYNVKVVRLPCTGKLDQSHVLRAFERGVDGVFVAGULDGQCHFLEGNLNAKKRVKKLHALLETVGIDSERLEFFNLSAAMGPRWAEICTEFTERISKLGPSPIYIALKKKAEKQLEKPQKAL, translated from the coding sequence ATACATCCGGAAAAACCTCAGCAGACCCCGCAGGACTGGCAGCCCAATATTATAGCCTTCGCCTGTCATTACTGCGCCTTTGCCGCAGCAGATCTGGCCGGGGTCATGCGGTTGACCTATCCATATAATGTCAAGGTTGTCAGACTGCCATGCACCGGCAAGCTTGACCAGTCTCATGTTCTCCGGGCGTTTGAACGTGGGGTGGACGGTGTTTTTGTGGCAGGCTGACTGGATGGTCAATGCCATTTCCTGGAAGGAAATCTAAATGCCAAGAAAAGAGTAAAAAAGCTGCACGCTCTTCTGGAAACAGTTGGAATCGACAGTGAAAGACTAGAGTTTTTCAATCTTTCCGCAGCGATGGGGCCACGGTGGGCAGAAATTTGCACAGAGTTTACCGAAAGAATCTCCAAATTGGGACCCTCTCCCATCTATATCGCCTTGAAGAAAAAGGCTGAAAAACAACTGGAAAAACCTCAAAAGGCTTTATGA
- a CDS encoding methylenetetrahydrofolate reductase C-terminal domain-containing protein, with amino-acid sequence MIVGEQKPFDEIWEMVKGHKQLTVFGCNTCVAVCHQGGNKEAEILASLLRMRATQDDIDLEIRDSGIERQCEHEFFDSARELLEKSEAVLSLACGIGVQFMATKYPTTPIYPGLNTTFLGDVIAKGLYTEKCQACGDCMLGVTGGVCPVTRCCKRLFNGPCGGSSNGKCEISKDLDCAWQLVVDRLEALGKLDDYEKVTPIKDWSKDRAGGPRSFKLEDF; translated from the coding sequence ATGATCGTAGGTGAGCAGAAACCATTTGATGAAATATGGGAGATGGTCAAGGGTCACAAGCAATTGACAGTATTCGGCTGTAACACCTGTGTCGCCGTATGTCATCAGGGCGGCAACAAGGAAGCTGAAATTTTAGCCTCCCTTCTGCGGATGAGGGCGACCCAGGACGATATCGATCTGGAAATCAGGGACAGCGGTATTGAAAGACAATGTGAACATGAGTTTTTTGATTCCGCCAGAGAGCTTCTGGAGAAATCGGAAGCGGTTCTGAGCCTGGCCTGTGGGATAGGTGTACAATTTATGGCAACAAAATACCCCACTACTCCAATCTATCCTGGGTTAAACACTACTTTTTTAGGAGATGTTATAGCCAAAGGCCTCTATACTGAAAAATGTCAAGCCTGTGGAGACTGCATGCTTGGTGTCACCGGAGGGGTGTGCCCGGTGACCAGGTGCTGCAAGAGATTATTTAATGGTCCCTGCGGCGGGTCGTCAAATGGAAAATGTGAAATCTCAAAAGATCTCGATTGTGCCTGGCAGCTTGTTGTTGATCGCCTTGAGGCTTTAGGGAAGTTAGATGATTATGAAAAGGTTACACCTATAAAAGACTGGTCAAAAGACAGAGCCGGTGGACCACGATCATTTAAACTGGAGGATTTTTAA
- a CDS encoding methylenetetrahydrofolate reductase has product MELHTESKLEKVLKSGQLAVTSECGPPRSSDAQGIIDKGSLLKDHIDSINITDNQTSVTRLCSLAACVHLKLLGMDPVLQMVVRDRNRIALQSDLLGAASFGINNVLCLSGDHQSFGDNPQSQNVFDLDSMQLLQTVRLMRDEGKFLSGDDIKVPPKFFVGAAANPFADPFKIRVPRLAKKVACGAEFIQTQCIYNIPKFEKWMEGVRERGLHKEVYILAGITPMRSLGMAKYMRKAVPGMDVPDDLIDRLAGVEKSKQSEEGLKFAVETIQRLKEVEGVAGFHIMAIEWEEKVPGIVEAAGLYPRPVFD; this is encoded by the coding sequence GTGGAATTGCATACTGAAAGTAAACTGGAAAAAGTTCTTAAAAGCGGCCAACTGGCAGTTACCAGTGAGTGCGGTCCTCCCCGTTCGAGCGATGCACAGGGCATAATCGATAAAGGAAGTTTATTGAAGGATCATATCGACTCCATAAATATTACCGACAATCAGACCTCCGTGACTCGTTTATGCAGTCTGGCTGCTTGTGTGCATTTAAAGCTGTTAGGGATGGACCCTGTCCTGCAGATGGTGGTGCGCGACAGAAATCGGATTGCCCTGCAGAGCGATTTGCTTGGGGCCGCTTCTTTTGGGATCAACAATGTTCTCTGTCTGTCTGGTGATCATCAAAGCTTTGGCGACAACCCACAATCTCAGAATGTCTTTGATCTTGATTCAATGCAATTGCTGCAGACCGTCAGATTGATGCGCGATGAAGGAAAATTTCTCTCCGGTGACGATATAAAAGTGCCGCCTAAGTTTTTTGTAGGTGCCGCAGCCAATCCGTTTGCCGACCCATTCAAAATACGTGTTCCGCGGCTTGCCAAAAAGGTGGCATGCGGAGCCGAGTTCATCCAGACACAATGCATTTACAATATACCAAAATTTGAGAAATGGATGGAGGGAGTCAGAGAGAGGGGTCTGCATAAGGAAGTGTATATTCTTGCCGGCATCACCCCTATGCGCTCCCTGGGTATGGCAAAATATATGAGAAAGGCGGTACCCGGCATGGACGTCCCCGATGATCTGATCGACAGGTTGGCCGGAGTGGAAAAGAGCAAGCAATCGGAAGAGGGGTTGAAATTCGCCGTCGAAACTATTCAGCGTCTCAAAGAAGTGGAAGGAGTAGCCGGATTCCATATTATGGCTATAGAATGGGAAGAAAAGGTTCCGGGGATAGTTGAAGCAGCAGGTCTTTATCCGAGACCGGTGTTTGATTAA
- a CDS encoding NAD(P)/FAD-dependent oxidoreductase has protein sequence MHYDVVIVGAGPGGLACATRLSQNGASTLVIERKPHIGPKVCAGGITWSGLLKTVPEQLIEKAFPCQHVWSRLQNICVSSETPIIATVDRKNLGRYMADAAKAAGVKIHTSTSLRHLTDSGAELFHHPSSERSIVSFDYLIGADGSTSSVRRHLGIPTNKVGIGINYQLPCTGSKMEWHLNNRYFGNGYGWIFPHKESTSIGAYSPTAIAALHLKKRLCQWSLGRGYDLSQHPCKAGYINYDYRGHHFNRTFLIGDAGGFASALTGEGIYPAIITGESVASKIIDPNSDLSDLDEVIRRQRKFAGMVSLTSKSGILSAILAEVGVFALRNNMINFTMLEMGK, from the coding sequence ATGCATTATGATGTAGTGATAGTAGGAGCCGGTCCGGGAGGACTGGCTTGTGCCACTAGATTGTCCCAAAACGGGGCTTCAACCCTTGTAATTGAAAGAAAGCCGCATATCGGCCCCAAGGTCTGTGCCGGCGGAATCACCTGGAGCGGGCTCCTCAAAACCGTCCCGGAACAATTAATTGAGAAAGCCTTTCCCTGTCAGCATGTTTGGTCGCGTCTGCAAAATATATGTGTTTCCAGTGAGACACCGATCATTGCCACAGTCGACAGAAAAAATCTCGGCCGCTATATGGCAGACGCGGCAAAAGCCGCTGGCGTTAAAATACATACCTCGACCTCGCTTCGCCATCTAACCGACAGCGGTGCAGAGCTGTTTCATCACCCTTCAAGTGAACGGAGCATCGTGAGCTTTGATTACCTGATTGGCGCCGACGGCTCCACAAGTTCAGTGCGTCGGCATCTTGGAATTCCTACAAACAAAGTCGGTATTGGCATCAATTATCAGCTCCCGTGTACCGGTTCAAAGATGGAGTGGCACTTAAACAACAGATATTTCGGCAATGGTTACGGCTGGATTTTTCCTCACAAAGAATCCACCTCCATAGGTGCCTACTCCCCGACGGCAATTGCGGCACTTCATCTCAAAAAAAGACTGTGTCAGTGGTCATTAGGCAGAGGTTATGATCTTTCACAGCATCCCTGCAAAGCCGGTTATATAAATTACGATTACCGAGGCCACCACTTCAATCGTACTTTTCTTATTGGTGATGCCGGCGGATTTGCCTCTGCACTGACAGGCGAGGGAATTTATCCTGCAATTATCACGGGTGAATCTGTGGCATCGAAAATTATAGATCCAAACAGCGATCTGTCCGATCTTGACGAGGTAATTCGCCGGCAGCGGAAATTTGCCGGGATGGTATCGCTCACTTCTAAAAGTGGAATTCTCTCGGCGATCTTAGCCGAGGTCGGGGTATTTGCCCTACGCAATAACATGATCAATTTTACCATGCTCGAAATGGGCAAATAA
- a CDS encoding succinate dehydrogenase/fumarate reductase iron-sulfur subunit has translation MSTIDLSLQIWRQKNSDALGQLETYTLERISTDMSFLEMLDVLNEKLTHEGREPVAFDHDCREGICGMCGAIINGIAHGPEKETTLCQLHMRHFKSGDTLVIEPFRSRAFPIRKDLVVDRSTMDKIIQSGGYVSVNTGGAPDGNAIPVSSQIAELAMDAASCIGCGACIAACPNRSAMLFTSAKISQLCLLPQGHAERKQRALSMVETMDKEGFGNCTNYRECEAVCPKGISIRNIARLNREFIKASFSEG, from the coding sequence ATGAGTACCATTGATCTTAGTCTACAAATCTGGAGACAGAAAAACAGTGACGCGCTAGGGCAACTTGAAACGTATACCCTGGAGAGAATATCCACGGACATGTCATTTCTGGAAATGCTGGATGTGCTGAATGAAAAGCTCACCCACGAAGGTAGAGAACCCGTTGCCTTTGACCATGACTGCCGAGAAGGTATCTGTGGCATGTGCGGAGCAATAATTAACGGCATAGCCCATGGTCCGGAGAAGGAAACCACCCTCTGCCAGCTTCATATGCGCCATTTTAAAAGCGGCGACACCCTTGTGATCGAGCCTTTCCGGTCACGGGCATTCCCGATTAGGAAGGATCTGGTTGTCGACCGCTCAACTATGGATAAGATCATCCAATCCGGTGGCTACGTCTCGGTCAATACTGGTGGGGCTCCGGACGGCAACGCCATTCCCGTCTCCTCGCAGATCGCCGAACTTGCCATGGATGCGGCCTCCTGCATTGGTTGCGGCGCCTGCATTGCCGCTTGTCCCAACAGATCGGCAATGCTCTTCACAAGCGCCAAGATTTCACAGCTCTGTCTCCTTCCCCAAGGCCACGCCGAAAGAAAGCAGCGCGCCCTTTCCATGGTAGAGACCATGGACAAGGAGGGTTTCGGCAACTGTACCAATTATAGAGAATGCGAGGCTGTATGTCCTAAAGGTATTTCTATTAGGAATATCGCCCGACTTAACCGGGAATTCATCAAAGCATCCTTTTCCGAAGGATGA